In Syngnathus acus chromosome 21, fSynAcu1.2, whole genome shotgun sequence, one genomic interval encodes:
- the si:dkey-229b18.3 gene encoding uncharacterized protein si:dkey-229b18.3, whose product MAVKGSTCPLKPWSSLAGERSRSSNFEWIDGLLYRKKLEKGFLNYREVLDEDRRLETVATFHRRPSGKHHLSLEETYKCVAENYWWEEMYFHIRDFVLDCSECQSQQHKKREELGSRGCVTKTMASHSSDMLNKLRSQREAGMFCDITLRTNGQSYAAHRAVLAAVSDHFQEIFTEMDSTMKADIDLTGFSEDSLLSLLDFSYSSTLCVRREDLPEVITMARHLGMWPAVEACSALMKENHRNIVHPSRDLKLGYGDVCSQRHHQQIETKRKRELEDNNGSFHLKLEPSDESLEVGPSCNVCRTPNAKVHNGLPMSPSHRMKLMDFKSPSSKKIVVSRNVGTPQSKNYSAISPSNTRLLRSSPGAAQEVQRTLPMPESPRQNRKSGAPRSSPVCSPVRVKQEVEELGVDEEDYARAQEKYKLMMVLGLQRTVLLPRPEDLIGWRQKKRLRKLKANNYSLTKRRNPRPAPPVLPYRPVTLSLPLCDPVNNLLLNKGGKTKSGVPPVTEAISKRRNPNKQVPPSDRSMRSKGVLPDMFRANCQPGFSGRELRRSVRNRASVHPPVQQSLRRAASKTPAANKVRIKSEPAEYSVSGLSLASVNQPSQRTQARSNITVEAVKTLRYNTSRPGTKAKPRRGSARGERKPRGRPRKVLREEMDDTGSQIKVDPPGGFQFSENSPPPAIYNHPLYKVIKEEPADPVPVGGPFLDPPSPDLGKRQSKPPIKLLDSGFLFSFCRPAGAPMVGIKKEEESVDICWTRSVSQVNEKFGTGQSNHRALRARGPPPTLAVVKREREETSVSQNRVQRPRANSRPKTPSARSKRTKATPVIPKQEPTEIPLSSRGCVVLDSVHRARLKQLRGPRSQAPKAPKAAHSCVQCSTSHQDCDALILHRLRHIEGKHWPCLLCSKTFFRLRNVRNHIRTHDPKLYKCRSCIVAGS is encoded by the exons ATGGCCGTTAAGGGGTCGACTTGCCCCCTCAAGCCGTGGTCGAGTCTTGCCGGCGAAAGGAGCCGGTCGTCGAACTTCGAGTGGATCGACGGACTGCTCTACCGAAAGAAGCTGGAGAAGGGTTTCCTAAACTACCGGGAGGTTTTGGATGAGGACCGGAGACTGGAGACGGTTGCTACCTTTCACCGGCGACCATCCGGCAAGCATCACCTCTCCCTGGAGGAGACATACAAATGCGTGGCCGAGAACTACTGGTGGGAGG AGATGTACTTCCACATCAGAGACTTTGTTCTGGACTGTTCTGAGTGTCAGAGCCAGCAACACAAAAAGAGAGAG GAGCTCGGCAGCCGAGGATGCGTCACGAAGACGATGGCGTCGCACAGCTCTGACATGCTCAACAAGCTGAGGAGTCAGAGGGAGGCGGGGATgttctgtgacatcactctgCGTACTAACGGGCAGTCCTACGCCGCGCACAGAGCCGTGCTGGCAGCCGTCAGCGACCACTTCCAGGAAATCTTTACCGAGATGGATTCCACTATGAAGGCAGACATAGATCTCACTG GCTTCAGCGAGGACAGTCTTTTGTCTCTCCTGGACTTCtcctactcctccacgttgtgTGTGCGCCGGGAGGACCTTCCCGAAGTCATCACCATGGCCCGCCACCTCGGCATGTGGCCTGCTGTGGAGGCCTGCTCTGCTCTAATGAAAGAGAACCACCGCAACATTGTTCATCCTAGCCGGGACTTAAAATTGGGCTATGGCGACGTTTGCAGTCAGCGCCATCACCAACAGATAGAAACCAAAAGGAAAAGAGAATTAGAGGATAACAATGGCAGCTTCCACTTAAAACTGGAGCCATCTGATGAGTCTTTGGAGGTAGGTCCAAGTTGCAATGTGTGCAGGACACCAAATGCCAAAGTTCATAACGGGCTCCCCATGAGTCCTTCACACCGGATGAAGCTCATGGACTTCAAATCTCCTTCCTCTAAGAAAATTGTCGTATCCAGAAATGTTGGCACCCCACAATCCAAAAATTACTCAGCCATATCTCCATCCAACACTCGTCTTCTCCGATCAAGTCCCGGTGCTGCTCAGGAGGTTCAGAGAACACTGCCTATGCCTGAAAGCCCTCGACAAAACCGGAAGTCGGGAGCCCCCAGGTCCAGTCCGGTTTGCAGCCCCGTCAGGGTGAAGCAGGAAGTGGAAGAGTTGGGAGTGGACGAGGAGGACTATGCAAGAGCCCAGGAGAAGTACAAACTGATGATGGTTCTCGGCCTCCAGAGGACAGTCCTTCTCCCTCGGCCGGAAGATCTGATTGGTTGGCGGCAGAAGAAACGACTCAGGAAGCTTAAAGCCAACAACTACTCTCTGACCAAGCGACGGAATCCCCGCCCCGCTCCGCCAGTGCTACCATACAGGCCTGTGACGCTTTCTCTTCCCCTCTGCGACCCTGTGAACAATCTCCTACTCAACAAGGGTGGGAAGACCAAATCTGGCGTCCCACCTGTCACTGAAGCAATTTCAAAAAGACGTAATCCTAACAAACAAGTCCCTCCTAGCGACAGAAGCATGCGAAGTAAAGGAGTCTTACCTGATATGTTCCGAGCGAACTGCCAGCCTGGCTTCAGTGGTAGAGAGCTCAGACGATCTGTGAGGAACCGTGCTAGTGTCCATCCTCCAGTCCAGCAGTCCCTGCGCCGTGCGGCCAGCAAAACTCCAGCGGCGAACAAAGTCAGGATCAAATCAGAACCAGCCGAATACTCGGTCTCAGGTCTCTCTCTCGCGTCAGTCAATCAACCCTCTCAGAGAACACAGGCCAGGAGCAACATCACCGTCGAGGCGGTCAAGACACTGCGCTACAACACCAGCCGTCCGGGGACAAAAGCCAAGCCCAGGCGGGGCAGCGCAAGAGGGGAGAGGAAGCCCCGGGGTCGGCCCAGGAAAGTGTTGAGGGAGGAGATGGACGACACAGGGAGTCAAATAAAGGTCGATCCACCTGGCGGGTTCCAGTTTTCAGAGAACTCTCCTCCCCCAGCCATCTACAACCACCCTTTATACAAAGTGATCAAAGAGGAACCGGCAGATCCCGTGCCAGTCGGCGGACCTTTCTTGGATCCGCCCTCCCCAGACCTGGGTAAGCGCCAGAGCAAGCCTCCCATCAAACTGCTGGACTCTGGCTTTTTGTTCAGCTTCTGTCGGCCGGCCGGGGCGCCCATGGTGGGAATCaagaaagaggaagagagCGTGGATATCTGTTGGACACGCTCCGTGTCACAAGTCAACGAAAAATTTGGAACGGGTCAGTCCAACCACAGGGCACTGAGAGCCAGAGGACCACCACCCACCTTGGCAGTGGTgaagagggagagggaggagaCGAGTGTGAGCCAGAACAGGGTTCAAAGACCTAGGGCTAACTCTCGACCTAAGACTCCTTCGGCCAGATCCAAAAGGACAAAGGCTACACCTGTCATACCAAAG CAAGAGCCTACCGAGATCCCCTTGAGCAGCAGGGGCTGTGTCGTCTTGGACTCTGTTCACCGGGCAAGGCTAAAGCAGCTGCGGGGCCCGCGCAGCCAGGCCCCGAAAGCCCCCAAGGCGGCCCATTCTTGCGTGCAATGCTCCACCTCCCACCAGGACTGCGATGCTCTGATCTTGCATCGCCTGCGGCACATCGAGGGCAAGCACTGGCCGTGTCTG CTTTGCAGCAAGACCTTCTTCCGACTGAGGAATGTACGGAATCACATCCGCACCCATGACCCCAAGTTGTACAAATGCAGGAGCTGCATTGTTGCTGGCTCCTGA
- the chaf1b gene encoding chromatin assembly factor 1 subunit B, whose translation MKVVTCEIAWHNKEPVYSLDFQHSSDGRSHRLATAGVDTTVRLWRVDMGPDGKAVVEFLSNLARHTKAVNVVRFSPSGELLASGGDDAAVLLWKLNDNKEPEQAPVFQEEEDSQLNKESWSVVRTLRGHIEDVYDICWTRDGNCMVSGSVDNTAIMWDINKGQKLCILNDHKSYVQGVTWDPLGQYVATLSCDRVMRVYSTHTKKKAFCVSKMSSASPADGEAKQHRIFHDDSMRSFFRRLCFTPDGTFLLAPAGCVEVGETITNTTYIFSRKSLKRPVAHLPCPTKATLAVRCCPVYFELRTKKAEDGSTEPLPNLFNLPYRMVFAVASEDSIFLYDTQQALPFGLVSNIHYHTLSDLTWSRDGSFLAVSSTDGYCSFLSFSPGELGTPLKEPPTLEVFTPTSAAEKKSKKTPAARTSSPVPQPPSSASTPTSHVTPGGDGGTTPDESKTKSKPQPRKITLNTLEAWGKPSILKNTPPSTPPTSATTSAPPTPQPRVNTLTPSSRKGPRLTPLAPTTPKVFNSTNLPTTPKGTIASKGPTPRRVSLTPVGLHSSSLVFSSPASTEKAKHGRPSPPTDPLCQPPESKRPKTDDNITAPSSVIQP comes from the exons ATGAAGGTTGTTACTTGTGAGATCGCCTGGCACAACAAAGAGCCGGTCTACAGTCTGGACTTCCAGCACAGCTCCGATGGACGCTCTCATCGTTTGGCCACGGCTGGCGTCGACACCACAGTCAGG TTATGGAGAGTCGACATGGGCCCAGATGGAAAAGCGGTGGTGGAATTTCTGTCTAATCTAGCCAGACACACAAAGGCTGTCAATGTGGTCCGCTTTAGCCCCAGTGGAGAGCTTCTGGCCTCAGGAGGAGATG ACGCAGCCGTTCTGTTGTGGAAGCTCAATGACAACAAGGAGCCGGAACAGGCACCAGTGTTCCAAGAGGAAGAAGACTCTCAGTTAAACAAAGAGAGCTGGTCTGTTGTCAGGACACTGAG GGGACACATTGAGGATGTGTATGACATCTGCTGGACTCGCGACGGAAACTGCATGGTGTCTGGGTCGGTAGACAACACGGCGATCATGTGGGACATCAACAAAG gaCAAAAACTATGTATTCTGAATGACCATAAGAGCTATGTGCAGGGTGTCACTTGGGATCCATTGGGGCAGTATGTTGCCACTCTCAGTTGTGACAG AGTCATGCGTGTGTACAGCactcacacaaagaagaaagcCTTCTGTGTAAGCAAAATGAGCTCGGCCTCACCTGCAGATGGAGAG GCCAAGCAGCACCGTATTTTCCATGACGACAGTATGAGGTCTTTTTTCCGGCGTCTTTGCTTCACACCAGATGGCACCTTCTTACTCGCTCCAG CCGGATGTGTGGAGGTCGGGGAAACCATCACAAATACTACCTACATTTTTTCCAGGAAGAGCCTCAAGAG ACCAGTTGCTCACTTGCCATGTCcaacgaaagccacactggcTGTGCGCTGTTGTCCAGTCTACTTTGAGCTGAGAACCAAGAAGGCAGAAG ACGGTTCAACCGAGCCCCTTCCTAATCTGTTCAATCTCCCTTACCGTATGGTGTTTGCCGTGGCATCCGAGGACTCCATTTTTCTGTACGACACGCAACAGGCACTCCCGTTTGGCCTGGTGTCCAACATTCATTACCACACACTCAGTGACCTTACATG GTCTCGAGATGGTTCcttcctggcagtgtcttccaCAGATGGCTACTGCTCCTTCCTGTCCTTCTCTCCAGGGGAGCTGGGAACTCCACTGAAGGAGCCCCCCACTCTGGAAGTTTTCACACCTACCAGTGCTGCTgagaaaaagagcaaaaagacACCAGCAGCTCGAACCTCATCCCCCGTGCCCCAGCCGCCAAGCTCGGCTTCCACTCCCACATCCCACGTCACCCCGGGAGGAGACGGCGGCACAACCCCAGATGAGTCGAAGACAAAGTCCAAGCCTCAGCCTCGAAAGATCACCCTCAATACACTGGAGGCCTGGGGGAAGCCCTCCATTCTAAAAAACACACCTCCCTCTACTCCTCCAACGTCCGCAACCACGAGTGCACCCCCAACTCCCCAACCCCGCGTCAACACACTCACACCCAGCTCCCGGAAGGGCCCCCGCCTCACCCCGCTCGCTCCCACAACACCCAAAGTCTTCAACAGCACCAATTTGCCCACCACTCCCAAAGGTACCATAGCGTCTAAAGGACCCACTCCAAG GCGAGTTTCTTTGACTCCTGTCGGGTTGCATTCGTCCAGTTTGGTCTTCAGTTCTCCTGCGTCAACTGAGAAAGCTAAACATG GACGCCCTTCTCCTCCCACCGATCCCCTTTGCCAGCCTCCGGAGTCCAAGCGACCCAAGACGGACGACAACATCACTGCGCCAAGCAGCGTCATTCAGCCTTAG